A stretch of Henckelia pumila isolate YLH828 chromosome 4, ASM3356847v2, whole genome shotgun sequence DNA encodes these proteins:
- the LOC140866543 gene encoding uncharacterized protein, giving the protein MGMEVMQPQDLLTVTRLQPGPFRGRKNLVGNGNLTVIRKGNPEVQRKASTESDQKKFQKGTKAKKPTSAEPRRKNGVSESGLVMGQVTLLRRGEVLGSIASKSKVGESVSTSPNRKPVEDFAVCEPDLIEPVSPLMLPKQIKVQGLADDYSGSTFSSSPSPRSVPVPSFFVKQLVRRDIKLIDDSASRDLRRLLRLDG; this is encoded by the coding sequence ATGGGAATGGAGGTTATGCAGCCGCAAGATCTATTGACTGTTACTCGGCTTCAACCCGGGCCGTTTCGTGGCCGGAAGAATCTTGTGGGGAACGGGAATCTTACCGTGATTCGGAAGGGGAACCCTGAGGTTCAGAGGAAGGCTTCTACAGAATCAGATCAGAAAAAGTTTCAGAAGGGGACGAAGGCGAAGAAACCGACATCAGCCGAGCCACGGCGGAAGAACGGCGTCAGTGAAAGCGGTCTCGTTATGGGTCAGGTGACTCTATTGAGAAGAGGCGAGGTGTTGGGATCGATTGCTTCTAAATCCAAGGTCGGAGAGTCGGTTTCCACTTCTCCGAATCGGAAACCGGTGGAGGATTTTGCAGTTTGTGAGCCAGATCTGATCGAACCGGTCTCGCCGTTGATGTTACCGAAGCAGATTAAAGTGCAGGGTTTGGCAGACGATTATTCCGGATCGACTTTTTCCTCATCGCCTTCTCCTAGATCTGTCCCCGTGCCGTCGTTTTTCGTGAAGCAACTAGTCCGTCGTGATATCAAATTGATTGATGATTCGGCTTCTAGGGATTTGAGGCGTTTGCTTCGCCTCGATGGATGA